The Sporosarcina ureae genome includes a region encoding these proteins:
- a CDS encoding HD domain-containing protein produces MQDMIAKCRLEVEGIYNQFDASHDLDHIDRVMKNAEKILATEAGADELVVRLAVLLHDVEDAKYEEMQKVTTMELLEKIGATQQITDNVMSAIESVSFSGGNAKDITSIEGAIVRDADRLDAIGAVGIARAFAFGGARGRKLYDQQEEARMDMSESEYRKKETATVTHFYEKLLLLKELMVTKEGTRLARERHDFMENFLHQLKIEID; encoded by the coding sequence ATGCAAGATATGATAGCGAAATGCAGGTTAGAAGTCGAAGGCATTTACAATCAATTTGATGCGAGTCATGATCTCGACCATATTGATCGCGTAATGAAAAATGCAGAGAAAATTTTAGCTACAGAAGCTGGTGCAGATGAACTAGTTGTACGATTAGCAGTTCTGTTGCATGACGTAGAAGATGCGAAATATGAAGAGATGCAAAAGGTTACTACAATGGAGTTGCTTGAAAAAATAGGTGCGACTCAACAGATTACAGATAACGTGATGTCTGCGATTGAAAGTGTGTCCTTCAGTGGCGGCAACGCAAAAGATATTACATCGATAGAAGGCGCTATTGTCAGAGATGCTGACCGCTTGGATGCCATCGGGGCAGTAGGAATTGCGCGTGCATTTGCATTCGGCGGAGCCCGCGGCAGGAAACTGTATGATCAGCAAGAAGAAGCGCGAATGGATATGTCAGAATCAGAATATCGTAAAAAAGAAACAGCTACAGTTACGCATTTTTACGAGAAGTTATTATTACTAAAAGAATTGATGGTCACGAAAGAAGGCACCCGTTTAGCGAGAGAACGACATGACTTCATGGAAAATTTCTTGCATCAACTAAAAATAGAAATAGATTGA
- a CDS encoding DUF1232 domain-containing protein: MSEGSLGLSIGQLLRDVLKERSLSMRKLSELTDIDTSTISRIINDKRKATLDHLEKFASILEIPLAKLLQAAGYPVDHKHTIRSDYDETIQHLVNTSELLSADLSIEKVQLQLTSYEAYVQTTEGRNRILYDFDKKLKQAGGVGPFIDQIKDLFTRFTMQDVAKRDLTVIGSALLYFIVPVDIIPDYIFAVGYLDDAIAVQIASSVLTRNT; encoded by the coding sequence ATGTCAGAAGGTAGTCTTGGTCTGTCTATCGGGCAATTATTGCGTGATGTTTTAAAAGAACGTTCATTGTCCATGCGCAAACTAAGCGAACTTACAGATATTGATACTTCAACTATCTCTAGGATCATCAACGACAAGCGCAAAGCAACACTAGACCATTTAGAGAAATTTGCGAGCATTTTGGAAATCCCATTAGCCAAACTACTTCAGGCGGCGGGCTATCCGGTTGATCATAAACACACGATACGTTCTGATTATGATGAAACCATTCAACATTTGGTCAACACGTCGGAACTTCTATCTGCGGATCTCTCTATCGAAAAAGTTCAACTTCAACTTACAAGTTACGAAGCGTATGTTCAGACGACGGAAGGAAGAAACAGAATTTTATATGACTTCGATAAGAAGTTAAAACAGGCAGGCGGAGTAGGTCCATTCATCGATCAAATAAAAGACTTATTTACCCGGTTTACAATGCAAGATGTTGCAAAACGTGATCTAACTGTGATCGGTAGTGCTCTATTGTACTTTATCGTTCCTGTGGATATCATCCCCGATTACATTTTTGCGGTCGGGTATCTGGACGATGCGATCGCGGTCCAAATTGCTTCAAGCGTACTAACAAGGAATACATAA
- a CDS encoding LCP family protein translates to MENKETGKRRKKKLKRKYKRLLFMVFTMLFLAGGGYVAAQYSNGLSLANGGNTNEIHTELSDSSNTFSDRNSAFDDFEGSESQFGEINVLLIGDDARGDEDDTRSDALMIGHYDQTTNKVKLISLMRDTYVDIPGHGMEKINAAYALGGPELVRQTIKHNFDVDVQYYAIVNFEGFSKIVDVIAPDGIEVDIPYEMSHGLGLTLYPGKQRLNGDQLLGYVRFRHDIHSDYGRVERQQEALAKLKDEAMSLQTLVNIPKLMGVIDPYIDTNIDSKTIFTIAKGMLTGGKNNEMESLRIPVEGSFGDLRTDVGAVLEINLEQNKQALREFLSIEDKSADDGSEQDGEYAEDQPYIQDQQF, encoded by the coding sequence ATGGAAAATAAAGAAACTGGAAAGCGTCGTAAGAAAAAACTTAAAAGAAAATATAAACGGTTACTATTCATGGTATTCACTATGCTATTTTTAGCGGGTGGCGGATATGTTGCTGCACAATATTCCAACGGCCTGTCCCTTGCGAATGGTGGCAATACAAATGAAATACATACAGAACTTAGCGATAGCAGTAATACCTTTTCTGATAGAAATTCCGCCTTTGACGACTTTGAAGGTAGCGAATCACAATTCGGTGAAATTAACGTATTATTGATTGGTGATGACGCAAGAGGCGATGAAGATGATACTCGTTCAGACGCTTTAATGATTGGCCACTACGACCAGACAACAAACAAAGTAAAGTTAATCTCTCTAATGCGTGATACATATGTCGACATTCCAGGCCACGGCATGGAAAAGATCAATGCTGCTTATGCACTCGGTGGACCTGAATTAGTACGACAAACGATTAAGCATAATTTTGACGTGGATGTACAATATTACGCAATTGTTAATTTCGAAGGTTTCTCTAAAATCGTCGATGTCATTGCACCTGACGGTATTGAAGTCGATATTCCATATGAAATGTCACACGGCTTAGGTTTAACACTCTACCCTGGCAAGCAAAGATTAAATGGAGATCAATTACTCGGTTACGTCCGCTTCCGCCACGACATCCACAGTGATTACGGTCGTGTGGAACGTCAGCAAGAAGCGTTAGCAAAACTAAAAGACGAAGCGATGAGTCTACAAACGCTCGTCAATATACCAAAACTAATGGGTGTTATTGATCCATATATTGATACGAACATCGACAGTAAAACTATCTTCACTATTGCTAAAGGTATGTTGACTGGCGGAAAGAATAACGAAATGGAATCACTGCGTATTCCTGTAGAAGGATCATTTGGGGACCTACGTACAGACGTTGGTGCTGTTCTCGAGATTAACCTAGAACAGAACAAACAAGCATTACGAGAGTTTTTATCGATCGAGGATAAATCCGCAGACGATGGAAGCGAACAAGATGGAGAATATGCAGAAGATCAACCATATATTCAAGACCAGCAATTCTAA
- a CDS encoding quinone oxidoreductase family protein: MKAIQLEQYGGPEVLQLVKMDKPAVGDQDVLVEIKAIGVNYADVARREGKYVVPTPLPFVPGAEVAGVITEVGKDVKRFKPGMRVVSLIESSGYSEYAAIPEMTLAPIPDGVEYTDAVALPLQGQTAYHILKTMGRLEKGETVLVHAAAGGVGAIAVQLAKLFGAGKVIATASSEEKLAHAKEMGADHLVNYTEEGWELKVRELTDGKGVDVALEMVGGDIFRKTLKCLAPFGRMVVFGAASGERSPMDAGELMQRNQSVVGFFLPQIMKNFEVYQNSFKELLDYVRNGDLQLTIGGTFDLEEAAEAQRQLQGRKTMGKLVLTT; the protein is encoded by the coding sequence ATGAAAGCAATTCAATTAGAACAGTATGGAGGGCCAGAAGTTCTTCAACTTGTAAAAATGGATAAACCAGCTGTAGGGGATCAAGATGTACTAGTGGAAATTAAAGCCATTGGTGTGAATTATGCAGATGTTGCACGCCGTGAAGGAAAGTATGTAGTACCGACACCACTTCCTTTTGTTCCAGGAGCTGAGGTGGCAGGGGTTATTACGGAAGTCGGAAAAGACGTGAAGCGTTTTAAGCCAGGCATGCGAGTTGTATCACTCATTGAATCGTCAGGCTATTCCGAATATGCAGCAATCCCAGAAATGACACTTGCACCGATTCCAGACGGCGTGGAATATACCGACGCAGTCGCGCTACCTCTTCAAGGTCAGACGGCATATCACATCTTAAAGACTATGGGGCGATTAGAAAAAGGAGAAACAGTTCTTGTACATGCAGCAGCAGGTGGTGTAGGAGCGATCGCAGTGCAATTAGCAAAACTGTTTGGCGCCGGCAAAGTTATTGCTACAGCGAGTAGTGAGGAAAAGCTAGCACATGCAAAAGAAATGGGTGCAGATCATCTAGTCAACTACACAGAAGAAGGCTGGGAATTAAAGGTGCGGGAATTGACGGATGGTAAAGGTGTAGATGTGGCGCTAGAGATGGTCGGGGGAGACATATTTAGAAAAACACTAAAATGTCTTGCACCATTTGGACGCATGGTAGTCTTTGGCGCGGCAAGCGGAGAACGGTCTCCAATGGATGCGGGAGAATTAATGCAACGGAATCAATCTGTCGTTGGCTTTTTCTTGCCGCAAATTATGAAAAACTTTGAAGTATATCAAAATAGCTTTAAAGAGTTACTAGACTATGTACGAAATGGAGACCTACAACTAACAATAGGTGGGACATTTGATTTGGAAGAGGCAGCAGAAGCACAGCGACAATTGCAAGGTAGGAAGACAATGGGGAAATTAGTGTTAACCACGTAA
- a CDS encoding acyl-CoA dehydrogenase family protein: MSNQNQLYHGAAFLYRPTLPYEVFTPEEFTDEHHMIAHTAKNFIQKEVHPWNKEIEKQDFALVKSLLTKAGDLGLLAHSIPVKYGGLGLDKITKGLVGEHLGSAGGYSVAHSNHTCIATLPITYFGTQWQKEYYLPKLASGEFIGAYCLTEPTSGSDALSAKTTAKLNEEGTHYMLNGSKLYITNAAFSDTFIVYAKVDGTSFTAFIVEKDFPGITLGPEEQKMGIKGSSTTAVYFENCEVPVRNLLGEVGKGHHIALNVLNLGRFNLGSATMGASKFSMKLAIDYTKERKQFGKSIAEFTATKEKVGDMTTRIYAAESLQYRTASLLEDALGDMEHSEDHRLLAKRMMEYAVECAICKVYGSETLDRVADESLQLHGGYGYIKEYAIEQVYRDSRINRIFEGTNEINRLLIPMSLLSQASKGMVPLQELVEEASKALTHPATLQSTELSREQQAVALVRNICLLSIGLTYQKYGDNIVNEQEALMKLADLAIDLYAMESAVLRTVKAIESSHIKSASLKIKITEVLVTDTLLQAEMNARKLLSSIASGDSKKYILNNIFNRCSELMVENTVETKREIADAVNQAENYIS, from the coding sequence ATGTCTAATCAAAATCAGCTCTATCATGGTGCTGCTTTTCTATATCGCCCAACCTTACCATATGAAGTATTTACTCCAGAAGAATTTACTGACGAACATCATATGATTGCACATACAGCAAAAAACTTTATACAAAAAGAAGTACATCCGTGGAATAAAGAAATTGAAAAACAAGATTTTGCTTTAGTGAAATCATTGTTAACGAAGGCAGGAGATCTCGGTTTATTAGCACATAGTATACCGGTAAAATATGGCGGGCTAGGTCTCGATAAAATTACTAAAGGACTCGTAGGTGAGCATTTAGGCTCTGCGGGAGGATATAGTGTGGCGCATTCCAATCATACATGTATAGCTACACTACCTATCACGTATTTCGGAACGCAGTGGCAAAAAGAATACTATTTACCCAAATTGGCATCTGGTGAATTTATTGGTGCTTATTGTTTAACAGAGCCCACTTCAGGTTCTGATGCATTATCGGCAAAAACAACAGCTAAGTTAAACGAAGAGGGCACACATTACATGTTGAACGGCTCCAAATTGTATATTACAAATGCTGCTTTTTCCGATACATTTATCGTATATGCAAAAGTAGACGGTACATCATTTACCGCATTTATTGTAGAGAAAGATTTCCCGGGAATTACTCTTGGCCCGGAAGAGCAGAAAATGGGGATCAAAGGTTCATCCACGACTGCAGTGTATTTTGAAAATTGTGAAGTTCCTGTGCGTAATCTGTTGGGAGAAGTGGGGAAAGGTCACCATATTGCATTGAACGTACTCAATTTAGGGCGTTTTAATTTAGGTTCTGCAACAATGGGTGCTTCAAAGTTTAGCATGAAATTAGCAATTGATTATACAAAAGAGCGCAAGCAATTCGGAAAATCTATCGCTGAATTTACTGCTACAAAAGAAAAGGTAGGAGATATGACGACGCGGATTTATGCTGCAGAGTCGCTTCAGTACAGAACTGCCTCTCTTTTAGAGGATGCACTTGGTGATATGGAGCATTCAGAGGATCATCGTCTTCTTGCCAAACGGATGATGGAGTATGCCGTAGAATGTGCGATTTGTAAAGTATATGGTTCTGAAACACTAGATCGAGTAGCCGATGAGTCATTGCAGCTTCACGGAGGGTACGGGTATATCAAAGAGTATGCAATTGAACAAGTGTACCGTGATTCCCGTATTAATCGAATCTTCGAAGGGACGAATGAAATTAATCGGTTGCTCATTCCCATGTCCTTACTAAGTCAAGCGTCTAAAGGAATGGTTCCACTTCAGGAATTGGTAGAAGAAGCGAGTAAAGCACTGACCCACCCAGCAACTCTCCAAAGCACTGAACTTTCAAGAGAACAACAAGCAGTTGCGTTAGTAAGAAATATTTGCTTACTTAGTATCGGTCTCACGTATCAAAAGTATGGAGACAATATTGTCAATGAGCAGGAAGCTCTCATGAAACTTGCCGATCTAGCAATTGATCTCTATGCAATGGAATCAGCGGTCTTACGGACAGTTAAGGCGATAGAGTCTTCACATATCAAATCTGCCTCGCTAAAAATTAAAATAACAGAAGTGCTTGTGACGGATACATTGCTACAAGCAGAAATGAATGCAAGAAAACTACTTTCTAGTATTGCTTCAGGAGATTCTAAAAAATATATTTTGAACAATATATTTAATAGATGTAGTGAATTAATGGTTGAAAATACAGTGGAAACAAAACGTGAAATTGCAGACGCAGTTAACCAGGCAGAAAATTATATTTCATAA
- a CDS encoding SDR family oxidoreductase translates to MTVLDLFNLKGKTAVVTGGGRGLGAQIARGFAEAGANVVVCSRKVESCMDMSRELEKLGVRSIGLACDVANEEDVKRVVEETVKEFGTVDILVNNSGATWGAPTIDMPIEAFQKVLNVNATGTFIMSREVGKVMIKQNSGKIINIASVAGLGGTHPDFMDTIGYNTSKGAVIVLTKDLAAKWGRYNINVNAIAPGFFPTKMSNVTIENGREYILNGTPLNRLGNEDDLKGVAVFLASKASDYMTGDVLVVDGGMSSQI, encoded by the coding sequence ATGACTGTTCTAGATTTGTTTAATTTAAAGGGTAAAACGGCAGTAGTTACTGGTGGCGGAAGAGGGTTGGGTGCACAAATTGCAAGAGGATTTGCAGAAGCGGGAGCGAATGTTGTGGTCTGTTCGCGCAAAGTAGAATCTTGTATGGACATGAGTCGAGAGTTAGAAAAGCTAGGTGTGAGATCAATAGGTTTAGCTTGCGATGTGGCCAATGAGGAAGATGTGAAAAGAGTAGTTGAAGAGACCGTAAAGGAATTTGGAACCGTTGATATTCTGGTGAATAATAGCGGTGCCACATGGGGTGCGCCAACTATTGATATGCCGATCGAAGCCTTTCAGAAAGTGCTGAACGTAAACGCAACAGGAACATTTATCATGAGCAGAGAAGTGGGAAAAGTCATGATCAAGCAAAATAGCGGAAAGATCATTAATATTGCTTCAGTTGCAGGACTTGGCGGTACACATCCAGATTTTATGGATACGATTGGTTATAATACTAGCAAAGGTGCAGTCATTGTATTGACTAAAGATTTAGCAGCAAAATGGGGACGATATAATATTAACGTGAATGCAATTGCCCCAGGATTCTTCCCAACGAAAATGTCGAATGTCACAATTGAAAACGGTCGTGAATACATCTTAAATGGAACACCGTTAAATCGATTGGGTAACGAAGATGATTTAAAAGGTGTAGCTGTATTTTTAGCATCAAAAGCATCTGATTACATGACAGGGGACGTATTAGTGGTAGATGGTGGTATGAGTAGCCAAATCTAG
- a CDS encoding SET domain-containing protein, whose protein sequence is MIEVKLSPIGEGEFNKGVFAKCDIKEGQLLHEAPVISYPNEQHQHIEKTVLADYAFEYGENHTAILLGYGMLFNHSYEPNATYDINFDHHTFDFFAYKDIKAGEEILINYNGDVDDDEQLWFNEDYDGTAND, encoded by the coding sequence ATGATCGAAGTAAAACTTTCTCCGATTGGTGAAGGGGAATTCAATAAAGGAGTATTCGCGAAATGCGATATTAAAGAAGGACAGCTGTTACACGAGGCACCCGTTATCTCCTATCCAAATGAACAACATCAACATATTGAAAAAACCGTCCTAGCTGACTATGCTTTTGAGTATGGAGAAAACCATACGGCGATCTTGCTTGGCTACGGAATGTTATTCAATCATTCCTATGAACCGAATGCAACCTATGATATTAATTTCGATCACCATACATTTGATTTCTTTGCTTATAAAGATATCAAAGCTGGCGAAGAGATTTTGATTAACTATAATGGCGACGTAGACGATGATGAACAATTATGGTTTAATGAAGATTATGATGGTACCGCTAATGATTAA
- a CDS encoding DUF3885 domain-containing protein, whose translation MNTLKSYLTEYFNGIELAPALFYETSKAIRFEISQSIAFSEPDFLKQAFYRSITLFEAVFEHEEEIMMITDVHTNNHFLRERPLNVYSKYIKRKELVYKLRFSTIPNPHGHEEEGILTRRFMLTCKKQDIRYKQLLKAICYEDFADPTTILRRNPESDYDIFFINLSKNIIYHLYDDRGCDIIAADKESIRYLYEQYTDWILDYDKQEVDKVFA comes from the coding sequence GTGAATACTTTAAAGTCGTATTTGACTGAATATTTTAATGGGATTGAATTGGCACCTGCTCTATTTTACGAAACAAGTAAAGCTATTCGCTTTGAAATTTCACAATCTATTGCGTTTAGTGAGCCCGATTTCTTAAAGCAAGCATTTTATCGATCCATTACGTTATTTGAAGCGGTATTTGAACACGAAGAGGAAATTATGATGATCACGGATGTCCATACAAACAATCATTTTCTACGTGAAAGACCATTGAATGTTTATTCTAAGTATATAAAACGAAAAGAATTGGTTTATAAATTGCGTTTTTCTACAATTCCGAATCCCCATGGTCATGAGGAGGAAGGAATTCTCACGCGTCGATTTATGCTTACTTGTAAGAAACAGGATATTCGGTATAAGCAATTGCTGAAAGCGATTTGTTATGAAGATTTTGCTGATCCCACAACCATTTTGAGACGCAACCCTGAAAGTGATTATGATATTTTCTTCATCAACTTATCGAAAAACATCATCTATCATCTATACGATGATCGAGGGTGTGATATCATAGCGGCTGACAAAGAATCTATTCGATATCTCTATGAACAATACACTGATTGGATTCTTGATTATGATAAGCAAGAGGTGGATAAAGTTTTTGCATAG
- a CDS encoding ring-cleaving dioxygenase codes for MKIKGLHHMSAITADAKKNLDFYTNVLGMRLVKKTVNQDSPSMYHLFYADEKGSPGTDVTFFEIPRAGKTYRGTNSISATSLRVPTDQALKYWKSRFEEFHVPHEEIREQAGRFVLPFQDFEGQRLVLISDENNTGVAGGIPWDQSPVPKEYGIVGLGPSRFTVENVDETTALLTNILGFEEKERYASETEGQPDIIIFETGEGGTGAEIHLEQRTDLPRERPGRGSVHHIALRVEDEDELNEFIHKLNDNGIPNSQYVDRYYFHSVYLKDPNGLTIEIATDGPGFATDEEVEHLGEILALPPFLEHRREEIESRLEPL; via the coding sequence ATGAAAATTAAAGGTCTTCACCATATGTCAGCCATTACAGCGGATGCGAAGAAAAATTTAGACTTTTATACGAATGTTTTGGGAATGAGATTGGTGAAAAAGACTGTCAATCAAGACTCGCCTTCTATGTATCATTTATTTTATGCAGACGAGAAAGGGAGTCCTGGAACGGATGTGACGTTTTTCGAAATTCCCCGTGCTGGAAAGACATATAGAGGAACAAACAGTATCTCTGCTACTTCGCTACGTGTACCAACTGATCAAGCGTTGAAGTATTGGAAATCCAGATTTGAAGAATTTCACGTACCGCACGAAGAGATACGAGAGCAAGCAGGGAGATTCGTGTTGCCTTTTCAAGATTTTGAAGGTCAAAGACTCGTACTGATTTCAGATGAAAACAATACAGGTGTTGCAGGGGGCATTCCATGGGATCAGAGTCCTGTACCAAAAGAATATGGCATCGTTGGATTGGGACCTTCACGGTTCACTGTGGAAAACGTAGATGAAACGACAGCGCTTCTCACAAATATTTTAGGGTTTGAAGAAAAGGAACGTTATGCTTCTGAAACTGAAGGGCAACCCGATATTATTATTTTTGAAACGGGCGAAGGAGGAACCGGGGCTGAAATCCACCTGGAACAACGAACAGATCTTCCACGAGAACGTCCGGGAAGAGGCAGTGTTCATCATATTGCATTACGTGTGGAAGATGAAGATGAATTAAATGAATTTATTCATAAGTTGAATGACAATGGCATTCCCAATTCTCAATATGTAGATAGATATTATTTTCATTCAGTCTATTTAAAAGATCCGAATGGTTTGACGATTGAAATAGCCACGGATGGACCGGGGTTTGCTACGGATGAGGAAGTTGAACATTTAGGGGAAATTTTGGCATTGCCGCCATTCCTCGAACATCGTCGTGAAGAAATCGAAAGTCGTTTGGAACCTTTGTGA
- a CDS encoding FAD-dependent oxidoreductase, whose protein sequence is MKIVVIGGVAGGASTAARIRRMDEQAEIIMFEKGPHVSFSNCSLPFYLSGIVEDSDQLVLMDPVAIKNKYNIEARVKQEVIAINRKEKTVCVSNVLTGETYEESYDRLVLSPGASPIVPNLEGVDSKHVFTVRNVEDIERLNNYVETKDIDNIAVIGGGFIGVEVAENLKLAGRNVSIIEFANQVMMPFDYDMAQILHKELMDKGIEVIVEDGLVKIDDSHVTLNSGKQVAAQVIVLAIGVRPETTLAKEADLEIGELGGIKVDANYRTNDQSIYAVGDAIEVYHQLLHKPTRLALAGPAQRQARAAADHMYGIPHQNKGVIGSSSIQIFDLVAASTGLNEKMATSAGIQHDSVYIIAPDKVSLMPTSNPLHFKLVFELPTGKILGAQAIGKGNADKRIDVIATLISMGGTLEDLKELELTYSPMYSTAKDVVNLAALVALNILYGRYEQVHVSEVRELVEQNAVIIDVREENEFAKGHILNAVNIPLSQLRDRMEEVPKDVPVYVHCRSSQRSYNALMALQNSGFDNIVNISGSFLGICLYEFFNDVVLDREKIVTEYNFY, encoded by the coding sequence ATGAAGATTGTTGTAATAGGTGGAGTAGCAGGTGGGGCTTCAACAGCTGCACGTATTCGACGAATGGATGAGCAAGCGGAAATCATTATGTTTGAAAAAGGTCCGCATGTTTCTTTTTCTAACTGTTCTTTACCGTTTTATCTCAGTGGAATTGTAGAAGATAGTGATCAGCTCGTATTAATGGATCCGGTAGCTATTAAAAATAAATATAATATCGAAGCGCGTGTTAAACAAGAAGTGATAGCGATTAATCGTAAAGAAAAAACGGTGTGTGTTTCGAATGTGCTGACAGGAGAAACGTATGAAGAGAGCTACGATCGTCTAGTGCTCTCTCCAGGAGCAAGTCCAATCGTTCCGAATTTGGAAGGTGTAGATTCGAAACACGTTTTTACTGTTCGAAACGTGGAAGATATTGAGCGTCTGAACAACTATGTAGAGACGAAAGACATAGACAATATAGCTGTCATCGGTGGTGGATTCATCGGTGTAGAAGTGGCAGAGAACTTAAAGCTCGCCGGACGGAATGTCTCAATAATTGAATTTGCTAACCAGGTCATGATGCCTTTTGATTATGATATGGCTCAAATATTGCATAAGGAACTAATGGATAAAGGGATTGAAGTGATTGTAGAGGATGGATTGGTGAAAATCGATGATAGCCATGTTACCTTAAATTCTGGCAAGCAAGTTGCTGCCCAAGTGATTGTCCTAGCAATTGGTGTTCGTCCCGAGACAACGCTTGCGAAAGAAGCGGATCTTGAAATTGGAGAGCTTGGCGGTATTAAAGTAGACGCCAATTACCGGACAAACGATCAATCGATTTATGCAGTGGGAGATGCCATTGAAGTGTATCACCAGTTACTTCATAAACCGACGAGACTGGCTTTAGCAGGTCCTGCTCAACGTCAAGCACGTGCCGCAGCGGATCATATGTATGGTATACCTCATCAAAACAAAGGCGTCATCGGTTCATCAAGTATCCAAATTTTCGACTTGGTAGCAGCTTCTACAGGTCTCAATGAGAAAATGGCGACTTCTGCAGGAATCCAGCATGACAGCGTGTATATTATTGCACCTGATAAAGTTTCCTTAATGCCTACTAGTAACCCACTCCATTTCAAATTAGTTTTTGAATTACCGACAGGGAAAATATTAGGAGCTCAGGCAATTGGTAAAGGAAATGCGGATAAGCGGATTGATGTCATCGCGACACTCATCTCGATGGGTGGAACGCTGGAGGATTTAAAAGAGCTTGAGCTGACCTATTCACCTATGTACAGTACAGCTAAAGACGTTGTCAACCTAGCTGCACTTGTTGCGCTTAATATTCTATACGGCCGTTATGAGCAAGTTCATGTTTCAGAAGTGCGTGAATTAGTAGAGCAAAACGCTGTAATTATTGACGTGCGTGAGGAAAATGAATTTGCGAAAGGACACATATTAAATGCGGTCAATATTCCACTCAGCCAACTCCGTGATCGTATGGAAGAAGTGCCAAAAGACGTGCCTGTTTATGTTCATTGCCGTTCTTCTCAACGTAGTTACAATGCATTGATGGCCTTGCAAAACAGCGGTTTTGATAACATTGTGAATATATCAGGTTCTTTCCTCGGTATATGCTTATATGAATTCTTCAATGATGTGGTCTTGGATCGAGAGAAAATTGTGACGGAATATAACTTTTATTAA
- a CDS encoding helix-turn-helix domain-containing protein — MVIIINIDVMLAKRKMSVTELSERVGITMANISILKNGKAKAIRLSTLDAICKALECQPGDILEYKMDEDTVSPVD; from the coding sequence ATGGTAATTATCATCAATATTGATGTAATGTTGGCTAAAAGGAAAATGAGTGTCACGGAACTTTCTGAGCGAGTTGGAATTACTATGGCAAACATTTCAATACTGAAGAACGGAAAGGCGAAAGCGATTCGACTATCGACTTTGGATGCGATTTGTAAGGCTTTAGAGTGTCAGCCTGGAGATATTTTGGAATATAAAATGGATGAAGACACTGTAAGCCCAGTAGATTAG
- a CDS encoding DUF2975 domain-containing protein, with protein sequence MKRGTTLFLKIAVVFIGIPVLALCIFLLPQVASEASEAAGRGWDFAYVVYSILLVMYISVIPFYFALYQTFYLLSFIDKNLAFSELSVRSLKKIKYCAITISGLYVVAFPFLFIMAEIDDAPGLVLVGMIPIFASMVIAVFAAVLQRLLSEAIDIKEENDLIV encoded by the coding sequence ATGAAACGAGGAACGACACTGTTTTTAAAAATAGCCGTTGTATTTATTGGTATTCCAGTTCTAGCTTTATGCATATTTTTATTGCCACAGGTAGCTAGTGAAGCAAGTGAAGCAGCAGGAAGAGGTTGGGATTTTGCATATGTGGTATATAGTATTTTACTAGTCATGTATATTTCGGTGATCCCATTTTATTTTGCATTGTATCAAACCTTTTACTTATTAAGTTTTATTGACAAGAATCTAGCTTTCTCCGAGTTATCTGTTAGGTCTCTAAAGAAAATTAAATACTGTGCGATCACAATCAGTGGCTTGTATGTAGTAGCCTTTCCATTCCTCTTTATAATGGCAGAGATAGACGATGCCCCAGGACTGGTACTAGTCGGAATGATACCTATTTTTGCTTCCATGGTGATTGCGGTATTTGCTGCTGTTCTTCAAAGGCTTTTAAGTGAAGCTATAGATATAAAAGAGGAAAATGATTTAATAGTCTAA